A genomic stretch from Eretmochelys imbricata isolate rEreImb1 chromosome 24, rEreImb1.hap1, whole genome shotgun sequence includes:
- the LOC144279563 gene encoding SLAM family member 9-like has product MEGALLRPSFLLLLLLLQPGEYSRVAADESELTGILGGSVTFPLRIPAAQKFKHGAWAVNTSSLATVTAGKPPHVLVFDLSYKGRLRFPDESYSLQITNLRMEDMGSYTVEFSTDKEQFAYREFTLRVSKGQLPPTITCDSVACEEDSCSYTLRCAVRDGRENVTYTWSNAPSSVLSTDSTVHIPQRHQAAHKDVTCTARLPDGNSSRTISPKDFCAEQVPATTIVCDAVTCASGTCNYTLRCVAGERGGRVAYSWTRKASGAVVSTGPILLVSLRPFEALPAVACTARHPASNSSRMVSPKDLCAATPPDQSLASSPSYCLIILLLALGALSAGAIA; this is encoded by the exons ATGGAAGGGGCTCTTCTTCGACCTTCTTTTCTTTTGCTGCTTCTGCTCTTGCAGCCTGGCG AGTACTCCAGAGTAGCCGCAGACGAGTCGGAGCTGACCGGGATTCTGGGAGGATCGGTCACCTTCCCCCTGAGGATCCCAGCAGCACAGAAATTTAAACACGGGGCCTGGGCAGTAAACACAAGCAGTCTAGCCACCGTCACCGCAGGGAAACCTCCCCATGTCCTGGTGTTTGACCTATCCTACAAGGGACGCCTGCGATTCCCTGATGAGAGCTACTCGCTTCAGATCACCAACCTGAGGATGGAGGACATGGGCAGCTACACCGTGGAATTCAGCACAGACAAAGAGCAATTCGCCTACAGGGAATTCACGCTGCGCGTGTCCA agGGACAACTGCCACCCACCATCACCTGTGACTCAGTGGCCTGTGAGGAGGACTCCTGTAGCTACACCCTGCGCTGTGCCGTCAGGGACGGAAGGGAGAACGTGACCTACACCTGGAGTAACGCACCCAGCAGCGTTCTGTCCACGGACTCCACCGTGCACATCCCTCAGCGGCACCAGGCTGCTCACAAGGACGTCACCTGCACGGCCCGTCTCCCCGACGGGAACAGCTCCAGGACCATCTCCCCGAAGGACTTCTGCGCAG agCAAGTGCCAGCAACAACGATCGTCTGTGACGCGGTGACTTGTGCCAGTGGAACCTGTAACTACACCCTGCGCTGCGTGGCCGGGGAGAGAGGGGGACGTGTGGCCTACAGCTGGACTCGGAAGGCCAGCGGCGCGGTCGTATCCACCGGACCCATTCTGCTCGTCTCTCTGAGACCTTTCGAGGCTCTCCCGGCCGTCGCCTGCACGGCCCGGCACCCCGCAAGTAACAGCTCCAGAATGGTCTCCCCAAAGGACCTGTGTGCAG CTACCCCGCCAGACCAGTCCCTGGCCTCATCACCGTCCTACTGCCTCATCATCCTGCTGCTGGCGCTGGGAGCCCTGAGCGCCGGGGCCATTGCGTAG